Proteins found in one Lutimonas zeaxanthinifaciens genomic segment:
- a CDS encoding tetratricopeptide repeat protein, which yields MKLLKIILFLCLFSSIKGFTQESIIYTHDLVDFNHAMKLYESKDYVASQLIFEKIKTSFDEASELKARSYYYEAFCAIRLKQKNGDDLMNSFFEKFPTSTKRNNAFLEVGNYYFNNRSYAYALKWFNKINENSLTLYNQEEFNFKKAYALFAVGSFANSRKYFSRLLNSEKFGAQAKYYYGYMAYQEDDYDEADRYLNQVADDQNFDDDIPYYMANIKFKTGKFKEAIDAAKPLLEESNGIQRSELSKIVGESYFNLNEFDNAIPYLLEYEGKKGKWNNTDYYLLGYAYYQQKNYEEAMTWFTKIIDGNNAVSQNAYYHLGECYLKSDKKQEALNAFRNAKQMSFDEKIKKDAWLNYAKLSYEIGNPYKSVAEVIQEYLAAYPDDFDQSEVRDYLISAYLNANDYEGALNYLKNSTAKNNDEYHKVAFLYGTQLFKDQNYSEAIKNFDLAIETSENSVYKARSLFWRGEAYYRLKSYDQALNSFRRFGDMNEAKETKENSLLLYHLAYTFFQMKDYSQSGGHFNEFIGSSDNSELINDSYLRLGDCYFALSNYFKAIPPYEKVISANESDVDYAQLQIAFCYGYMGDTEKKINALNRFADTNLKSTLRDDAFYELGNSYVKMNKTDDALKAYDQVVEYYPMSSLVPKSLLKQGLVYFNNDQNDPALAKYKLVVNNYPGTEEAKEAVANAKQIYVQQGRVDEYEQFIRNVDFVNVSDEEIENTMFASAEQFYLSNNLEKSVESFQKYLDRFPAGSNALTAHFYQADALSRLNQDEKAIPHYQFILEKEKTPYTEKSLVKVVEFYLQKENWEEALKWLNRLEKEAENEPNIIFAQSNLMKGNYALKNFELAVEYAEKISARPKTDSKIISDAQVIIARSAFETGNLEKARDAFKQVEENATGELKAEAIYYDAFFKHEEGNYKLSNVSVQKLASDYSPYRYWGGKGLVIMAKNFYALEDAYQATYILESVIEKFSEFEDIVEASRSELMKIKEKEAKTNSSVIIEKE from the coding sequence ATGAAATTGCTAAAAATAATCCTTTTCCTCTGCCTGTTTTCTTCTATCAAAGGATTCACTCAGGAATCAATAATTTACACCCATGATCTGGTTGATTTCAACCATGCTATGAAACTCTATGAGAGTAAAGATTATGTGGCTTCTCAACTCATTTTTGAAAAAATAAAAACTTCTTTTGATGAGGCTTCAGAATTAAAGGCCCGCTCTTATTATTACGAGGCGTTTTGCGCCATTCGACTGAAGCAGAAAAACGGGGATGACCTGATGAATTCATTTTTTGAAAAATTCCCGACCAGCACCAAAAGAAATAACGCATTTCTTGAAGTGGGAAATTATTACTTCAACAATAGAAGTTATGCCTATGCTTTAAAATGGTTTAACAAAATAAATGAAAATAGCCTAACCCTTTACAATCAGGAAGAATTCAACTTTAAAAAAGCCTATGCTTTATTTGCCGTCGGCAGCTTTGCCAACAGCAGAAAATACTTTTCCCGTCTATTGAATTCAGAAAAGTTTGGCGCCCAGGCAAAGTACTACTATGGATATATGGCCTATCAGGAAGATGATTACGACGAAGCTGACAGATACCTGAATCAAGTGGCGGATGACCAAAACTTTGATGATGACATTCCATACTATATGGCTAATATTAAATTCAAAACAGGAAAATTTAAGGAGGCCATTGATGCTGCAAAACCTCTTCTGGAGGAATCAAATGGCATCCAGCGTTCTGAGCTTTCCAAAATAGTTGGAGAAAGCTACTTTAATCTAAATGAATTCGATAACGCCATTCCTTATCTTCTGGAATATGAAGGAAAAAAAGGCAAATGGAACAATACGGATTATTATCTCCTTGGATATGCCTATTATCAGCAAAAAAATTATGAAGAGGCCATGACTTGGTTCACCAAAATAATAGATGGGAATAATGCGGTATCCCAGAATGCATATTACCATCTTGGAGAGTGTTATTTGAAAAGTGATAAAAAACAAGAAGCACTCAATGCATTTCGAAATGCAAAACAAATGAGCTTTGATGAAAAAATAAAAAAGGATGCCTGGCTCAATTACGCGAAATTAAGTTATGAAATTGGTAATCCTTACAAAAGTGTTGCTGAAGTGATTCAGGAATATCTTGCCGCTTACCCGGATGATTTCGATCAGTCTGAGGTTCGGGATTATTTGATCAGTGCTTATTTAAACGCGAATGATTATGAAGGTGCCTTGAATTATTTGAAAAATTCAACCGCTAAAAATAATGATGAATACCACAAAGTTGCCTTTTTATACGGGACTCAGCTTTTTAAAGACCAGAATTATTCAGAGGCCATTAAAAACTTTGACCTGGCCATTGAAACATCAGAAAATTCTGTGTACAAGGCTCGATCGCTATTTTGGAGAGGAGAAGCGTATTATCGGCTGAAATCATATGATCAGGCCCTGAACTCATTCAGGAGATTTGGAGACATGAATGAAGCGAAGGAAACCAAGGAAAATTCTTTGTTACTATATCATCTGGCCTATACGTTTTTTCAAATGAAGGATTACAGCCAGTCCGGAGGTCATTTCAATGAGTTTATAGGGTCATCTGATAATTCCGAATTGATCAATGATAGTTATTTAAGGCTGGGTGATTGCTATTTTGCACTCAGCAATTATTTCAAGGCAATTCCTCCTTATGAAAAGGTGATTTCAGCAAACGAAAGTGATGTGGATTATGCCCAGTTACAGATCGCATTTTGTTATGGCTACATGGGAGATACCGAGAAAAAAATTAATGCTTTAAACCGTTTTGCAGATACGAATCTAAAATCAACCCTGCGAGATGATGCGTTTTATGAATTGGGAAATTCATATGTTAAAATGAATAAAACAGATGATGCCCTTAAGGCCTATGATCAGGTTGTGGAATATTATCCTATGAGCTCACTTGTTCCCAAATCTTTGCTAAAACAAGGATTGGTATACTTTAATAACGATCAAAATGATCCGGCCCTTGCTAAATACAAATTGGTGGTGAACAATTATCCTGGAACGGAAGAAGCCAAAGAAGCTGTTGCAAATGCCAAACAGATTTATGTGCAACAGGGCCGTGTGGATGAATATGAACAGTTTATTAGAAATGTTGACTTTGTGAATGTAAGCGACGAGGAGATTGAGAATACCATGTTTGCCTCCGCAGAGCAATTTTACCTCAGCAATAATCTTGAAAAATCAGTTGAATCCTTTCAAAAGTATCTCGATCGTTTTCCTGCTGGCTCAAACGCGCTTACGGCACATTTTTATCAGGCAGACGCATTAAGCAGGTTGAATCAAGACGAAAAAGCCATTCCTCATTACCAGTTCATACTTGAGAAAGAAAAAACGCCATATACAGAGAAGTCTTTGGTCAAGGTGGTGGAATTCTATCTTCAAAAAGAAAACTGGGAAGAGGCTTTAAAATGGTTAAACCGATTAGAAAAGGAAGCTGAGAACGAGCCTAACATCATTTTTGCTCAAAGTAACTTAATGAAAGGCAATTACGCTTTGAAAAATTTCGAGTTGGCCGTGGAATATGCCGAAAAAATTTCGGCGAGACCGAAAACTGATTCTAAAATTATCTCCGATGCTCAGGTTATTATTGCCCGTTCAGCATTTGAAACAGGAAACCTTGAAAAAGCACGAGATGCTTTTAAACAGGTTGAGGAAAATGCTACGGGTGAGCTAAAAGCTGAAGCCATTTACTATGATGCATTTTTTAAGCATGAAGAAGGGAACTATAAGCTTTCCAATGTTTCTGTACAAAAATTAGCTTCCGATTATTCACCCTACAGGTATTGGGGAGGAAAGGGTCTGGTGATTATGGCAAAGAATTTTTACGCATTGGAGGATGCCTATCAGGCAACATACATACTTGAGAGTGTGATTGAGAAATTTTCGGAATTTGAAGATATTGTTGAGGCATCGCGAAGTGAACTCATGAAAATAAAAGAAAAGGAAGCAAAAACGAATTCCTCTGTAATAATTGAAAAAGAATAA
- a CDS encoding peroxiredoxin family protein has translation MFCLLALIAIFISCEEPRPELGLKSGIWRGEISAQGNSIPFNFEVKKDEGAYEILLINGKEKLKIDRIDIFGDSLFFDMHIFDINIKAKIDQEKLSGSYSKNYAEGYVLPFKATYGKEGRFDNKPASNEFDGTWETTFTDKNGKNTSAIGLFQSDSTGINGTFLSKTGDYRFLDGYVEKDTMHLYSFDGNHIYKFKVQKENDSILKGEFWSGKTSYKTFVSVKNDSARLPDANSLTYLKEGYDEIDFSFPDLEGNLISLKDQRYENKVVILQILGTWCPNCMDETRFLSDWYRKNKSEEVEILGLAYEIRPDYNYAKERVLTMKDKMNVPYDFVIAGTSSTKSASESLPMLNKVISFPTSIIIDKKGKVRRIHTGFSGPATGVYYEEFVDDFNQFMSSLLNE, from the coding sequence ATGTTTTGTCTTCTTGCTTTGATAGCAATATTTATTTCCTGTGAAGAACCCAGGCCTGAACTGGGTTTAAAATCAGGAATCTGGAGAGGGGAAATTTCGGCACAGGGAAACAGTATCCCTTTCAACTTTGAGGTCAAAAAAGATGAGGGAGCCTATGAGATTCTTCTTATCAATGGAAAGGAAAAGCTGAAAATTGATCGAATCGATATTTTCGGTGATTCCTTGTTCTTCGACATGCACATTTTTGATATCAATATAAAGGCGAAAATCGACCAGGAAAAGCTATCGGGATCCTACAGTAAGAATTACGCGGAAGGGTATGTATTGCCTTTTAAGGCCACTTATGGAAAAGAAGGGCGATTTGATAATAAACCTGCATCCAATGAATTTGACGGAACATGGGAAACCACATTTACGGATAAAAATGGGAAAAACACTTCTGCAATAGGCCTTTTCCAATCTGATTCCACGGGAATAAATGGAACCTTTCTCAGTAAAACAGGTGATTACAGGTTTTTAGATGGTTATGTTGAAAAAGACACAATGCACCTTTATAGTTTTGATGGAAATCATATTTATAAATTCAAAGTCCAAAAGGAAAATGACAGTATCTTAAAAGGTGAGTTCTGGTCAGGGAAAACAAGCTACAAAACGTTTGTTTCGGTCAAGAATGACAGCGCGCGTCTGCCTGATGCGAATAGTTTGACCTATCTTAAGGAGGGATATGATGAAATTGATTTTTCTTTTCCGGATCTGGAAGGAAACCTGATTTCCCTAAAAGATCAAAGATATGAGAACAAAGTGGTGATTCTTCAGATCCTTGGAACATGGTGCCCCAATTGTATGGATGAAACCCGGTTCTTATCAGATTGGTATCGAAAAAACAAATCAGAAGAAGTGGAGATTCTCGGACTCGCTTATGAAATCAGGCCTGACTATAACTATGCAAAAGAAAGAGTACTTACGATGAAGGATAAAATGAATGTTCCCTATGATTTTGTAATCGCCGGAACATCTTCCACAAAATCGGCCTCGGAATCACTCCCGATGCTGAACAAAGTGATATCTTTTCCAACTTCAATAATTATAGATAAAAAAGGGAAAGTAAGACGAATTCATACCGGGTTCTCTGGTCCTGCAACAGGTGTTTACTATGAAGAATTTGTAGATGATTTTAACCAGTTCATGAGTTCTTTGCTGAATGAGTAA
- a CDS encoding cell division ATP-binding protein FtsE, protein MLQLKNANIFQRENLILSDINLEIKKGDFNYLIGKTGSGKSSLMKTLYGDLPLQDGSGSIVGFDLKKLKEKEIPFLRRKIGIVFQDFQLLNDRSVHENLLFVLRATGWKGKNQMDAKINEVLEKVDMKTKGFKMPYQLSGGEQQRIAIARALLNTPEMILADEPTGNLDPKTSVEIMNVLEEINKAGITILMATHDYALILKFPHKTIKCEGGKIFEVV, encoded by the coding sequence ATGCTTCAACTTAAGAATGCAAACATATTTCAAAGAGAAAACTTAATACTTTCGGATATTAATCTTGAGATTAAAAAAGGTGATTTTAATTATCTTATAGGAAAAACAGGCAGCGGAAAAAGCAGTTTGATGAAAACGCTTTATGGAGACCTGCCTTTGCAGGACGGTAGTGGATCAATTGTAGGTTTTGATCTGAAGAAACTCAAGGAAAAAGAGATTCCGTTCTTAAGGCGCAAGATAGGTATCGTATTTCAGGATTTTCAATTGTTGAATGACCGATCAGTCCATGAAAATTTACTTTTTGTTCTGCGAGCCACGGGATGGAAGGGTAAAAACCAAATGGATGCCAAAATCAATGAGGTTCTGGAAAAAGTGGATATGAAAACAAAAGGGTTTAAAATGCCCTATCAGTTATCAGGTGGAGAGCAACAAAGAATTGCAATTGCCCGCGCTTTGCTCAATACACCAGAAATGATTCTTGCAGATGAACCCACAGGAAACCTAGACCCTAAGACCTCTGTTGAAATTATGAATGTTCTTGAAGAAATTAACAAGGCAGGAATTACCATACTTATGGCGACTCACGATTATGCTTTGATTTTGAAATTCCCCCATAAGACAATTAAATGCGAAGGGGGTAAGATTTTTGAAGTAGTTTAA